In Sulfuracidifex metallicus DSM 6482 = JCM 9184, a single window of DNA contains:
- a CDS encoding DNA-binding protein — MDKKPNEVLVSMKNVEDYVLEIITMLNQGAEEVEIKGVGRDIGKAVDVYNMILDKLGNGIKLDSVSIGSESRDKKRLSFILLRVKKVY, encoded by the coding sequence ATGGACAAGAAGCCAAACGAAGTTTTAGTAAGTATGAAAAACGTAGAAGATTATGTCTTAGAAATAATTACGATGCTAAATCAAGGTGCGGAAGAGGTTGAAATAAAGGGTGTAGGAAGGGACATAGGCAAAGCAGTAGACGTCTATAACATGATATTAGATAAACTTGGAAACGGAATAAAGTTGGACTCAGTTTCAATTGGAAGTGAAAGTAGAGACAAAAAAAGATTATCTTTCATTTTACTAAGAGTTAAGAAGGTTTACTGA
- a CDS encoding translation initiation factor IF-5A — protein MSITYTTVGELKVGSYVVIDNEPCRVVDITKAKTGKHGSAKANVVAVSIFSGAKKTLMAPVDQQVEVPMIDKRVGQVIADMGDKLQLMDMESFETFDIEKPTEEEIVSKIKSGVEVEYWLIMGRRKIVRVK, from the coding sequence ATGAGCATAACTTACACTACTGTAGGAGAATTAAAAGTAGGTAGCTACGTTGTAATAGATAACGAGCCTTGCAGAGTGGTTGATATAACTAAAGCTAAAACTGGAAAGCATGGAAGTGCAAAAGCCAACGTCGTAGCAGTATCAATTTTTTCAGGAGCCAAGAAGACCCTGATGGCTCCTGTAGATCAGCAAGTCGAGGTTCCCATGATAGATAAGAGAGTAGGTCAGGTAATAGCGGATATGGGAGATAAGCTTCAACTTATGGACATGGAGAGCTTTGAGACCTTCGATATAGAGAAACCAACAGAGGAGGAAATAGTTAGTAAAATTAAATCCGGAGTAGAAGTTGAGTATTGGTTAATAATGGGCAGGAGAAAAATAGTTAGGGTAAAGTAA
- a CDS encoding DEAD/DEAH box helicase, which translates to MHQNLDSRIQTLLKQKNWPTLTKIQEMSFPSISNGNNTLIIAPTGYGKTEAAVLPLFNQMINEDVKPVAVLYITPLKALINDLSLRIDWWASKLGLIVNRKHGEVPQKEKNLRLKHAPHILVTTPEGLEIDLDWASKFRDFYKNVRWVIIDEVHELINSKRGSQLAILLERLKYFTGRDFQRIGLSATVSNENLVADFLFGSSDRKRSIIKLEGKRDFQIKVKKIDNGSWEDAASSLISSIEPPSLIFTNSRFSTERLHEELEKLGQKDVFVHHSSISRDLKDMVEEKLRKNQSNAVICTKTLELGIHIGEIKKVIMFRPPPSVSSFLQRLGRSGHSVSGTPNGEIISMFDFDVLESLALCEMAKKGKVEKPIVDNSLDVVARELLGHLLQNQETKLEDFYKIVTGARAFSNLGIKTFMRMIDCLEANGLLKKEGDVLKLGPNFFRVWRFNREYKTIWCKDFSEFFSLINNNDTFSLRFEGKVIGEIDAVYVYKHIRVNDVIRISGKLWKVTRINVNKMSLDVVPENSRKGEIPIWRGENISKSYMIAKGESIILKEGKIDKKILDDKAYSSIKELTDFYKEKEIPFPSNSTIVLEKRDEEWVYSAIIDERISNTIAHIMLYLTSKRYTLSTYARASIYGFSIKGSPIDLLQELKDYDEEKMKAVIKKAILRSSLFIATLKEIQPSFGRLGRKIDPERDKFIVNEALRQTLRKYFSVKGTISFLKSIREEKISIVTYGGETPIGDAVVSHVPIRPWLIDIVESIYEALKGGAYTSSELAEVLGIPLKSLENKLKQLKKMSDKYKISSFIDVDSKEVRWVLVDDFQNIVNSDDYFTSFTPSNLEETFIALLKSADRESQIELIFKPKDIIQNPEDIKRRIPFEDIGELRVIDMNEMSYSTPLKFYGVSRQVIAYILLNATTYIQSVKFS; encoded by the coding sequence ATGCATCAGAATTTAGACAGCAGGATACAGACTCTGTTAAAGCAAAAGAACTGGCCAACATTGACTAAGATACAAGAAATGTCTTTTCCTAGCATTTCAAATGGAAACAATACTCTAATAATAGCACCTACTGGATACGGAAAAACCGAGGCAGCTGTTCTGCCCCTGTTCAACCAAATGATAAATGAAGACGTTAAACCGGTAGCTGTGCTTTACATAACTCCGCTTAAAGCGTTAATTAACGACTTGTCGCTGAGGATAGATTGGTGGGCTTCAAAGCTAGGGCTCATAGTTAACAGAAAACATGGTGAGGTTCCGCAGAAAGAGAAAAACCTTAGGTTAAAACATGCTCCGCACATACTGGTTACTACCCCGGAGGGGTTAGAAATAGACTTAGATTGGGCATCGAAATTCAGGGACTTTTACAAGAACGTTAGATGGGTGATTATAGATGAAGTTCATGAACTGATAAATTCTAAGAGAGGATCTCAGCTTGCGATATTACTCGAAAGGCTAAAATATTTCACCGGGCGCGACTTCCAGAGGATAGGACTTTCAGCGACGGTGAGTAACGAAAATTTAGTAGCAGACTTCCTTTTTGGATCTTCTGATAGAAAACGATCGATAATCAAGCTAGAAGGTAAAAGAGACTTTCAGATTAAGGTGAAAAAAATTGACAATGGATCCTGGGAGGACGCTGCCTCATCTCTTATTAGCTCAATTGAACCTCCTTCATTGATATTTACAAATTCTAGATTTTCTACTGAAAGATTACACGAAGAGCTAGAAAAGTTAGGACAGAAAGACGTTTTCGTACATCATTCATCGATTTCAAGAGATCTTAAGGACATGGTAGAAGAGAAATTAAGGAAGAACCAAAGCAACGCGGTAATATGTACAAAGACACTAGAGTTGGGTATCCACATAGGTGAAATAAAGAAGGTTATTATGTTTAGACCTCCTCCATCAGTTTCCTCTTTTCTGCAGAGGTTAGGAAGGAGCGGGCACTCCGTTTCAGGAACACCAAATGGCGAAATAATATCCATGTTCGACTTTGACGTTTTAGAATCTCTGGCATTATGCGAGATGGCAAAGAAAGGCAAGGTTGAGAAGCCAATAGTCGACAATTCTCTAGATGTAGTAGCAAGGGAATTACTTGGACATTTACTGCAGAACCAAGAGACTAAGCTAGAAGATTTCTACAAAATAGTTACCGGAGCTAGGGCATTCTCAAACCTTGGGATAAAAACTTTCATGAGAATGATAGACTGTCTAGAGGCGAACGGTTTGCTTAAAAAGGAGGGTGACGTGTTGAAGTTAGGTCCAAACTTCTTCAGAGTCTGGCGTTTCAATCGCGAATATAAGACGATATGGTGCAAAGACTTTTCAGAGTTCTTTTCTTTGATAAATAACAACGACACGTTTTCCCTTAGATTCGAGGGAAAAGTGATAGGAGAAATTGATGCAGTTTATGTTTATAAACACATAAGGGTAAACGATGTCATTAGAATAAGCGGGAAACTTTGGAAGGTAACTAGAATAAATGTAAATAAGATGAGCCTCGACGTAGTGCCCGAGAATAGCAGAAAGGGGGAGATACCAATATGGCGCGGGGAAAATATTTCTAAGTCCTACATGATAGCTAAGGGAGAATCCATAATACTAAAGGAGGGGAAAATAGACAAGAAAATACTCGACGATAAAGCGTATTCTTCAATCAAGGAACTTACTGATTTCTATAAGGAAAAGGAAATTCCGTTCCCTTCAAACTCCACTATTGTTCTGGAAAAGAGAGATGAAGAATGGGTGTACTCTGCAATAATAGATGAAAGAATTTCCAATACAATAGCACATATAATGCTATATTTAACGAGCAAGAGATATACATTAAGCACTTACGCAAGGGCTTCAATATATGGCTTCTCCATAAAAGGTTCGCCCATAGATCTCTTGCAGGAGCTTAAAGATTACGATGAAGAGAAAATGAAGGCTGTTATTAAAAAAGCTATACTGAGATCTTCCCTATTCATAGCAACTCTAAAGGAGATTCAGCCTTCTTTTGGCAGATTGGGCAGGAAGATTGATCCTGAAAGAGACAAATTCATAGTAAATGAGGCACTTAGACAAACCTTAAGGAAATATTTCTCGGTAAAGGGTACAATTTCCTTCTTGAAATCTATAAGGGAAGAAAAAATTTCGATTGTAACCTACGGAGGAGAAACACCCATAGGGGATGCTGTAGTCTCACATGTACCCATAAGACCTTGGCTTATAGATATAGTTGAAAGTATCTACGAGGCATTAAAGGGAGGAGCTTATACCTCCTCCGAACTGGCAGAGGTATTAGGAATTCCATTAAAAAGTTTGGAGAACAAGCTGAAACAATTGAAAAAGATGAGCGACAAATATAAGATCTCGTCCTTCATAGATGTTGATAGCAAAGAAGTTAGATGGGTTCTTGTAGATGACTTCCAAAACATAGTAAATTCTGACGATTACTTCACGTCGTTTACTCCCTCTAACCTCGAAGAGACGTTCATAGCGTTATTAAAGTCAGCCGATAGAGAGTCTCAAATAGAATTAATATTCAAGCCTAAAGACATAATACAGAACCCAGAAGACATAAAACGTAGAATACCATTCGAGGACATAGGAGAACTAAGGGTGATAGATATGAACGAAATGTCTTACTCAACTCCCCTAAAGTTTTACGGAGTAAGTAGACAAGTGATAGCCTATATACTTTTAAACGCAACAACGTATATACAAAGCGTAAAGTTCTCGTAA
- a CDS encoding signal recognition particle protein Srp54: protein MLDNIKDAVKKFLGNSSYDKAVEEFIKDLQKALITSDVKVSLVLSLSNNIKQRLAKEKSPSVMERKEWFISIVYEELSKFFGGDRAPNVLPSKLPYVIMMVGVQGSGKTTTTAKMAYFYKKKGYKVGLVAADTYRPAAYDQLVQLGKQIQVPVFGDPSSKDAVGISLRGKEEFLSQKFEVIIIDTAGRHGYGEETSLLEEMQSIYDAVKPDDVILVIDASIGQKAYDLASKFHKVAPIGSIVITKMDGTAKGGGALSAVAATGAQIKFIGTGEKVNELEVFDPRRFVSRLLGMGDINTIIEKMKEVEDYEDLQKKMEDVIEGKGKLTLRDIYRQFVALRKMGPLSKILQHIPGMGVNLPSPSEDQVKLGEDKIKKFMAAMNSMTYKELDNPSIIDRSRIRRIAEGSGLTAEDVRELMRQYEATNKMLKTLKKRKKDLEKMFGNIE, encoded by the coding sequence ATGCTAGATAATATAAAGGACGCAGTAAAGAAGTTTCTAGGAAATTCTTCTTACGATAAAGCAGTTGAAGAATTTATAAAAGATCTTCAAAAAGCCCTTATAACTTCCGACGTTAAAGTTAGCTTAGTCCTGTCTTTATCTAATAACATAAAGCAAAGGTTAGCTAAGGAAAAGTCCCCTTCAGTTATGGAAAGAAAAGAATGGTTTATCTCCATAGTTTACGAAGAACTAAGTAAGTTCTTTGGGGGAGATAGGGCACCCAATGTTTTGCCCTCCAAGTTACCATATGTCATAATGATGGTAGGAGTTCAAGGTAGCGGTAAAACTACTACCACGGCTAAAATGGCTTATTTCTATAAAAAGAAAGGCTATAAGGTAGGTCTTGTCGCAGCTGATACCTATAGGCCTGCTGCGTATGATCAATTAGTTCAATTAGGGAAGCAAATTCAAGTTCCCGTATTCGGAGATCCTTCTTCTAAGGACGCAGTAGGTATATCGTTAAGGGGTAAGGAAGAATTTCTTTCACAAAAATTTGAAGTCATTATTATAGATACAGCCGGTAGACATGGTTATGGAGAGGAAACCAGTCTATTAGAGGAGATGCAGTCTATATACGACGCAGTGAAGCCAGATGATGTTATTCTTGTTATAGACGCTTCCATAGGGCAAAAAGCCTATGACCTAGCGTCGAAATTTCATAAGGTAGCTCCAATAGGCTCAATCGTTATAACGAAAATGGATGGAACTGCAAAGGGAGGAGGAGCACTATCCGCCGTAGCAGCTACTGGGGCCCAAATAAAGTTTATCGGAACAGGAGAAAAGGTAAATGAGCTTGAGGTATTTGATCCTAGAAGGTTTGTTTCGAGACTTTTAGGAATGGGAGACATCAATACTATTATAGAGAAAATGAAGGAAGTGGAAGACTATGAAGATCTACAAAAGAAAATGGAGGACGTAATAGAAGGTAAGGGCAAGTTGACGCTCAGGGACATTTATAGACAATTCGTAGCGTTAAGAAAGATGGGTCCTCTATCTAAAATTTTACAGCATATACCTGGTATGGGAGTTAACCTTCCTTCTCCCAGCGAGGATCAGGTTAAACTTGGCGAAGATAAGATAAAGAAGTTCATGGCAGCCATGAATTCAATGACGTATAAGGAACTGGATAATCCATCGATAATAGACCGCTCTAGAATCAGAAGAATAGCCGAAGGTTCAGGCTTAACGGCTGAGGATGTAAGAGAGCTTATGAGACAATATGAGGCTACTAATAAAATGCTGAAAACACTGAAGAAGAGGAAGAAGGACCTTGAAAAGATGTTCGGAAACATCGAATGA
- a CDS encoding RtcB family protein yields the protein MQVNVSRVSAYEWTIDKSFQKCMNVPVTVFADDVLIDKMKQDLTLKQAANVACLPGVQESVFVLPDGHQGYGFPIGGIAATSIDEEGVISPGGIGYDINCGVRLLRTNLEYKDVKGKITNLVEEIYKNVPSGVGSEGKVNLTEQKLNNVLDEGVRWAVDNGFGWVVDMDHIEQHGSWDLADSSKVSSVARKRGHSQLGTLGAGNHFLEIQVVDKVYDERIAKAIGLHEGQVTVMIHTGSRGLGHQVASDYLQIMERAVKKYGINLPDRELAAVPFNSKEAQDYFKAMVAAANFAWSNRQLITHWVRESFGNVYGIDPEKLDLNIIYDVAHNIAKIEEYDVAGKRKKVVVHRKGATRAFPPGSQGIPQDHSSIGQIVLIPGSMGTASYVMAGIPEGRRTWFTAPHGAGRWMSREAAVRTYPTNSVTGMLEEKGIVIRAATKRVVAEEAPGAYKDVDRVAKVANEAKIARLVARLRPIGVTKG from the coding sequence ATGCAGGTTAACGTATCTAGAGTGAGTGCTTACGAATGGACGATTGATAAATCGTTTCAGAAGTGCATGAACGTTCCGGTCACAGTTTTCGCAGACGACGTTCTAATAGATAAAATGAAGCAAGACTTGACTTTGAAGCAAGCTGCTAACGTGGCCTGCCTTCCAGGAGTTCAGGAATCTGTATTCGTTTTGCCGGATGGTCATCAAGGTTATGGTTTCCCTATAGGTGGAATAGCTGCAACTTCAATAGACGAGGAAGGCGTTATAAGTCCAGGAGGAATAGGTTATGACATAAATTGTGGCGTTAGACTTCTGAGAACAAATCTAGAATATAAGGACGTAAAAGGTAAAATCACTAATTTGGTAGAAGAAATTTACAAGAACGTTCCCAGTGGAGTAGGAAGCGAAGGAAAGGTTAACTTAACTGAACAGAAACTTAACAACGTTCTAGACGAAGGTGTACGTTGGGCAGTTGATAATGGATTTGGTTGGGTCGTTGATATGGATCATATAGAGCAACATGGAAGCTGGGATCTGGCAGACTCGTCTAAGGTGAGCAGTGTAGCAAGGAAGAGAGGTCATTCTCAACTGGGAACTTTAGGTGCAGGAAATCATTTCTTAGAAATACAAGTTGTAGACAAAGTTTACGATGAGAGAATAGCCAAGGCAATAGGACTTCATGAAGGTCAAGTAACAGTAATGATACATACTGGTTCTAGAGGTTTAGGTCACCAAGTAGCCAGTGATTATCTCCAAATAATGGAGAGAGCTGTTAAGAAATACGGTATAAATTTGCCAGATAGAGAACTTGCAGCAGTCCCATTTAACAGTAAGGAAGCCCAAGACTATTTTAAGGCTATGGTAGCAGCGGCGAATTTTGCATGGTCCAATAGACAGCTTATAACCCATTGGGTAAGGGAGAGCTTCGGGAACGTATATGGAATAGACCCAGAAAAGCTAGATCTTAACATAATATATGATGTAGCACATAACATAGCAAAAATAGAAGAATATGACGTTGCAGGCAAAAGGAAGAAAGTGGTAGTTCATAGGAAGGGTGCAACTAGAGCTTTCCCACCTGGTAGCCAGGGGATACCTCAGGATCATAGCTCAATTGGACAAATAGTCCTAATTCCAGGTAGTATGGGAACTGCCAGTTACGTAATGGCAGGAATACCCGAAGGCAGGAGGACCTGGTTTACAGCACCCCATGGTGCAGGTAGATGGATGTCTAGAGAGGCAGCAGTTAGAACATATCCTACAAACTCGGTAACTGGTATGTTGGAGGAGAAAGGCATAGTTATTAGGGCAGCAACTAAGAGAGTCGTCGCCGAAGAAGCTCCTGGTGCATATAAAGACGTGGACAGAGTAGCTAAGGTAGCTAATGAAGCTAAAATAGCAAGGCTAGTAGCTAGGCTAAGACCAATAGGGGTGACGAAGGGATGA
- a CDS encoding DNA topoisomerase IV subunit A, producing the protein MSEISSKVDKEARQRAATVLRNRFLQLIDEIRKGEPPVMEIPQRNINNTHYDEVRKLLLLGDKKLRRSFLDLNEAKRFMQTSLMGSIIYEALVNDEYPTIRDLYYRGKHTLVLRGPDNRTVEENTWDEQKESDSVIVDIEVFTSLLREEMLILSKEKGKVVGDMRIRSGNDVIDLSKMGHGAYSIEPTPDLIDFVDINADFVLVVEKDAVFQQLHRAGFWKQYRSILVTSAGQPDRATRRFVRRLNEEYKLPVYILTDADPYGWYIYSVFRIGSIALSYESERLATPNARFLGVSMADIFGTDKKKAYLSESDRRSFIIKAKDYDKKRAEEIKNYPWFQTKGWKEEIDIFMKRQAKLEIEAMASKGLKFLAFTYLPDKIQKQDYIA; encoded by the coding sequence ATGAGCGAAATTTCCTCTAAGGTTGATAAAGAAGCTAGGCAGAGGGCCGCTACAGTATTAAGAAATAGATTCCTGCAGTTAATTGATGAAATAAGGAAAGGAGAGCCTCCAGTTATGGAAATTCCCCAGAGGAACATTAATAATACGCATTATGACGAAGTTAGGAAGCTGTTGTTGTTGGGAGACAAGAAACTAAGGAGAAGCTTTTTGGACCTAAATGAAGCAAAGAGGTTCATGCAGACTTCCCTCATGGGGAGTATAATTTACGAGGCACTGGTTAATGATGAATATCCAACTATACGTGATCTATATTACAGAGGAAAGCACACTCTAGTTCTTAGAGGGCCTGATAATAGAACAGTTGAAGAGAACACTTGGGACGAGCAAAAGGAATCTGATAGTGTTATAGTGGACATCGAAGTTTTCACCTCACTCTTAAGGGAGGAGATGCTCATCCTTAGCAAGGAAAAGGGTAAGGTAGTAGGGGACATGAGGATAAGGAGCGGCAACGATGTTATTGACCTCAGTAAGATGGGACATGGAGCCTATTCGATAGAACCTACGCCAGATCTTATAGACTTCGTTGATATCAACGCAGACTTCGTATTGGTAGTTGAGAAGGACGCAGTATTTCAACAACTCCATAGGGCAGGTTTTTGGAAACAGTATAGATCTATTTTAGTCACAAGCGCAGGACAACCAGACAGAGCCACCAGAAGGTTCGTAAGAAGACTTAATGAGGAATATAAGCTGCCAGTGTATATCCTTACCGATGCGGACCCCTACGGTTGGTATATTTATAGCGTATTTAGAATAGGCTCCATAGCGTTATCCTATGAGAGTGAGAGGCTTGCGACCCCTAACGCTCGTTTCTTAGGGGTTTCCATGGCGGACATATTTGGAACCGACAAAAAGAAGGCTTACTTGTCTGAGAGCGATAGAAGAAGTTTCATAATAAAGGCTAAGGACTATGATAAAAAAAGAGCAGAGGAAATAAAGAACTATCCTTGGTTCCAAACTAAAGGATGGAAAGAGGAGATAGACATATTCATGAAGAGACAAGCTAAGCTAGAAATAGAGGCTATGGCAAGCAAGGGTTTGAAGTTCCTCGCTTTCACCTATTTGCCTGACAAAATACAAAAGCAGGACTACATAGCTTAA
- a CDS encoding deoxyhypusine synthase: MNDNRNNLLREAVEDVTLDELKNLKGALDLYNKIYGFSAEAVYKGSQILQEMTKEADLRFISFTANLVSTGLRGLFADMVKKGFFDVVITTGGTIDHDIARGMGGKYYKGSFDFNDEELREMSIHRLGNILVPFESYGKVVEDTVRKFTPEILKDKKEWSGYELLWEFGKRINDDNSILRAAYERRVPVIVPGILDGSFGTNIFIQSQLQGLKLNLFEDEREIKDRIFSCRKSGALMIGGGISKHHTIWWNQFKDGLDYAIYLTTAQEYDGSLSGAKPREAVSWNKIKPEASQVVIYGDATVILPLLASSLIK; the protein is encoded by the coding sequence ATGAACGATAATAGAAACAACTTATTAAGAGAAGCGGTCGAGGATGTCACTTTAGACGAACTGAAAAACCTTAAGGGGGCTCTAGACTTATATAATAAAATATATGGCTTCTCAGCAGAGGCTGTTTATAAAGGTTCTCAAATTTTACAAGAAATGACAAAGGAAGCTGATCTAAGGTTCATTTCATTTACTGCAAATTTAGTATCAACTGGTTTAAGGGGACTCTTCGCAGATATGGTAAAAAAGGGATTCTTTGATGTAGTAATAACTACTGGTGGAACAATAGACCATGATATAGCTAGAGGCATGGGAGGTAAATATTACAAGGGTTCATTCGATTTCAATGATGAGGAACTTAGAGAGATGAGTATACATAGACTAGGAAACATCCTAGTACCTTTCGAGTCCTACGGTAAAGTCGTGGAAGATACAGTGAGGAAATTCACTCCAGAAATACTTAAAGACAAAAAGGAATGGAGTGGATACGAATTACTTTGGGAGTTCGGTAAGAGGATAAACGATGATAATTCGATTCTAAGAGCAGCATATGAAAGGAGAGTCCCAGTTATAGTACCTGGAATATTGGACGGAAGCTTTGGAACTAATATTTTCATTCAGTCTCAGCTACAAGGTCTTAAACTGAATCTATTTGAAGATGAAAGGGAAATTAAGGATAGGATTTTCTCCTGCAGAAAAAGCGGAGCCCTTATGATAGGCGGAGGAATAAGCAAACATCATACTATATGGTGGAATCAATTTAAGGACGGTCTAGATTACGCAATATATCTTACCACAGCACAAGAATATGATGGCAGCTTAAGTGGTGCCAAACCTAGAGAGGCTGTATCTTGGAATAAGATAAAGCCAGAGGCAAGCCAAGTTGTTATTTACGGCGATGCCACCGTGATTCTTCCGTTACTTGCCTCATCCTTAATAAAGTGA